Below is a genomic region from Sander vitreus isolate 19-12246 chromosome 15, sanVit1, whole genome shotgun sequence.
gtgattACAGGTTTATTCAAatagacagtatgagaaaaataaagtgtttttttaacattaaagcatgtaaacatgttttagtagaAACCCAGAAAACATGTATAAAGTATTATGAAACAAGTATGAATGAATGTGGGGCatcgtcgattaatctgttgattctggatgaatggatgagttgtttagTCTCTAAAATGTAGATCagagtttcccaaaaagcccaagatgacgtcctcaaatgtcttgttttgtccacaactcaaagatcttcagtttcctgtcccagaggagagaagacactagaacatattcacatttaacaagctgacatcacagacGTTTACCTGttttatcttaaaaaataactcaaactgtggccgggttggttcagtgggtagagcaggcgcacatatactgagaggtgtatgcctcgacgcagaggtccagggtttgagtccgacttgtgatgatttcctgcatgtctcccccccccctttctcacctagctgtcctgtcaaataaaggtggaaaagcgaTTCATTTAGTAGTTGACAACGTATTAATTTAATCTATTTAATGAGATGggacctttttaaatgtttatcaaAAGAATCCTGAACAATCTGTCTTTATTCATCTGGTTTCCTTCTGTAGGTGTGGGACAACATGTGGATGTTTCTGAGGAACTACAGACAACCATGAGCCCGATCGAACAGGCTGCAACTCCAGCCCAGCTGCCCAGTGAAGAGGCCTCCTCGCAGGATGTCCCACTGACGGGACAGCCCGTCTGGGAGATGGCGATGGAGCGACAGGAAGGCCCCCCAGCAGCAGAGTTTCACTCCGTCTCctcggaggaggaggaggaggaggaggaggaggatctgAGGCGAGGCAGATACCCAGAAGACGACATCAGGACTGTACCGCAcggtagggctgtgcaattaatcaaagttttaagccgcctacacatgactGCAGCAGAACCGCTAGGTAGGGCAGAGAGCCTGAGATCTCCATGCATCCTCTTTtagacggaaacgccacttttaagatgtaccgtattctggtttttgggtcaaatggccttttgaatgggagagctagggacgctacgatgctagcctcaaaatatctgtttatagaccactaagaaggctcgacacaacatgagactttgctccaagtatcaccagggactctacaccttaaccacagcactgacaacactggttgtgttcagagtttactaaaaaaggttttaacaactcacgttagctgttgttgtttacgctatccgccattttcccagtccaaaataggcgatctctgaatgtgaatgaacggactccgtaggaggaaatgtcatcttatatgaggctccttcaaccacgaggtcaatattgtgtttcactaacgacaaaacaacaataatccGTGTATTtctatggaactaagctttaggagctctccatctttactctcctccctcgactatttctgactggctcgatagacggagaccggaagaacaacagctaacgttgttcaaaccttttttagtaaactctgaacacaaccagtgttgtcagtgctgtggttaaggtgtagagtccctggtgatacttggagcaaagtctcatgttgtgtcgagccttcttagtggtctataaacagatattttgaggctagcatcgtagcgtccctagctctcccattcaaaaggccatttgacccaaaaaccagaatacggtccatcttaaaagtggcgtttccgtcctaaatatgcttttaaacgaaagtttgactcgggtacattcacaaaaagaccctaggttggattttggcgagagttaggctttaagcCCTGATGTGCAGAgtaacctctcctctcctctcaccgTCACTTTCAAACTGCTGCGAATAAAACAAAGCCTGACCAGCCAGACCTCATCCAGATCttggtctgggtctgtcccacatccagatgttgggtctgggtctgtcccacatccagatgttgggtctgggaactctacattggctgggctcaatccgaggggcgggataaacggttgtctttcagattccctctgcaccaataggatagctctccaaccaatcagagcagagctagctgatagattacactttaaactctgaacacatcttccttttttaagaatgacttcagggccgttctttgttcttttctcaaagaaaagctgaactccaagtcttccagagacgctgttcaccagcagcagcagcagccataagccccgcccacccactctatacacgatgtgattggcccgaccagagtttggtttttccagctctcaagccaacggagagttaccttaaagtgttctcagttctgctgttTCAGTATTCTCcttaaatacaacacatttcTTGAGTTTAAaccaaatgaaaggaaatcatctCCTGTAATCCTgattttcaatattgaccaaaatgattgtgtgtgattctgattcttgtttccataatcgagcaggcCTACCGCACGGATACGAGTGTGTTACCGTGGCGTCCTTAGCGGATAAACTGGAGAAGACGGACTCGGACTCGGAGCTGTCGCAGAGCGTGAGGGGCTCCGTCGGGCCGCCGCTGCAGGAGGAGGATCAGAGCGAGCTGTTTGACCCCCAGACGGTGGTGACCAGCTGTGAGATCCCCGACCACAGGACCGCGCTAGAAGGCTCGCAGGTCGGTCAACGAGGACCTCGCAcagattcaattcaatgttatttatagtatcaaatcataacaggagttatctcaggacactttacagatagaggaggtctagaccacactctatcatttacagagacccaacaattctagtaattcccccaagagcatttaGTGGGACAGTGGtgagggagaaacctgggacagacccaggctcttggtggggggggtgtctgacggtgctggttgggggggtgatgaacagtggcaataatagtcacaataaagataatggaacagtgactagaagtAGTAGTCGCggtagttcatggtgtagcagggTACTGCAGGGCGTGGCAGGTGTTTGAGGCGACATCTACGCTGCTACGTTTTGTATTTCTAAGCTGCGTTTTGAGACTAAAacgatctccgtccacacaCGAGTTTCAGCTCCATCTCCGTCTCAAATCACATGTCACATGAccgttcacacacactgggcatgtgcgtgccggtgtaaacaggaagcagattgtctgacgttactctgaGGTTGAAATCCTGGATGTAGaagtttaaaaaacagaaactactttggagaaagaacaacaacggtGAGAAGTAAGAGCTGGATTATTATGTTGGAGAgaggacgaggtggaactgttactgaaaggtctggaagctgacagacagacagacagacagacagacagacagacagacagacagacctacctgttactgaaaggtctggaagctgacagacagacaggcaggcagacagacagacagacaggcaggcagacagacagacctaccTGTTACTGAAAGATCTGgaagctgacagacagagagacagacagacagagacagacagacatacagacagacagagagacctgttactgaaaggtctggaagctgacagacagacatacagacaggcagagagacctgttactgaaaggtctggaagctgacagacaggcagacatgcagacaggcagacagacctgttactgaaaggtctgtaaccagacagacaggcagagagacagacagacagacctgttactgaaaggtctggaagctgacagacagacagcgtcCTCGTCtccaaatgtctctgttttaggggctcggagaCGCAGCAGTGCAGACGCTGGGCGTAAACGTAGCTAGAGATATtagttttaaaccaaaacgtggTGGTGTAGATGTCGCCTTAATCGTACCAGATTGTGAAGCAGCTCTGTCAGAAAGAAGAGGCATCCTGTCATCCAATGGAAACACGAAAAAGGACCAAAACAGAGGCTCAACTAGCACAGCGTGCGTCTGGTTTGACACAGCACACGTGTGTATACCTTTTATAATATACCCATTTAAATATGTGAGGTGTAAACGTTGCAGAAGAGTCTTGTTTGTAGTGCAGATGTAACGTAAGGGAATGTGCTGTGCATCAAGGAGTGGACTGTCTTTTTCCTCAAAAGCTACcgttgtttttcttccatccctaGTTAATTATCATCACGGGCCCCAGCTACGAGGCCCTGACATCAGAGGGCATCCAGCTcaacatggggggggggaacgTGGAGGAAGTCACCTGCACCGTCATCGGGGGAGTCACCTTCAACCAGGACCCAAAACTCCAAACAGCAGACGATGAAGACTCCATGACAGGTGTGCTACGTTCAAGGGTGTTACTTTGGTTTgagaagtgtgtctgtgtgtgtctgtgtgtgtctgtgtgtgtctgtgtgtgtgtgtgtgtgtgtgtgtgtgtgtgtgtgtgtgtgtgtgtgtgtgtgtgtgtgtgtgtgtgtgtgtgtgtgtgtgtgtgtgtgtgtgtgtgtgtgtgtgtgtgtgtgtgtatgtgtgtctgtgtgtctgtgtgtgtgtgtctgtgtgtgtgtgtgtatgtgtgtctgtgtgtgtgtgtgtgtgtgtctgtgtgtgtgtgtgtatgtgtgtgtgtgtgtgtgtgtgtgtgtgtgtgtgtgtgtgtgtatttctataTCTCTATTTATAGGGACGAACGTGatacaaaatccaggaaataatgAAGTTGATCATAATGATACATTTTGCCAGAAAGACTAGTAATAAACTATGTATTAGAAAAATATGTCTTACTTAAAATAGGCGCCAGTCACCGGgacttataaataaaataatatcaatatgtaatatttttttttaggattgtCCGCAGTGGAAATTACGATACATTTATAACTGGAACTGCACTTTTTTGGGGCACTCATCAAAATGTGTACCGAATGGCTTGATACAAATGTGGGGCTCTGCTGCTCTTACGGgccttgttttgttattttatttacacatgTACAAAGAATTcaaaaggttagggttagcttaAAACCCTCCATAGGTTTGATTTAAAAGAGCTCCGGGGGCGAGATAAGGGTCTCCAACTGAGGAAAAGCCACCTGGAGTTAACGGTGCACCTACAGTAGCTCTGCCTTTTTTGGACGGCCGCTCCTGGAGCTTTTGGTTGAAAATCTCTACACTTTGCAGAAAGGCGCTGGATGGCTTGATACAAATGTGGGACTTGGCTGCTCTTATGGGCGTCCTGTACctcattttgtttctttaaggctctgacacaccaaccagacgccgaccgtcagcagtaaagccagtgggactgatcagtctccccgagttggtccaaaaagttcctcagaacaccgaagagacgagacgtaatacgtctccataacagcaggcggcgctcatctggattgtcgcccaaaatatgaaaaccagcagctgattggacgaacgcgtcacgtgcgtctggtttctccagaaattcaaagccagactgtcatggcgtctcgttcagaatacgatctcatattgtcctaaaatagttcaccgtaacgtgtttctggaaacatctgaagagagaaacaggccgtgcagctgctgaatctgtcttcatttcagatcaacaaaggtcagtttagaagattaatgtcagatgttgagagactctagtcacgctcatcccgctccccgtttcctggttagctctccaccaatcagatgactcattgagtccgactgcccgccctccgacccagcaagtcaggtcggcccaaataaacgccgacggacgacggcacgaacacactgaacagactcaagtcaccgacctcgccagactgtcagacggacgattatcgggctggtgtgtcagcgcctttattTACACGTATATACAAATTCAAAAGGTACAATGTATAATCTGCAAGGGAAATGTTCCTTACAGACTTGTTGTTCTGTAACCTGTTTTCACCGTTTCTCTCTGCAGGTTTGAGTGacaaacagctgctgcagcCTGAAGCTCTGGAGCTGAGTGGAGACAGAGAGCTGCAGCGCGGGCTGAGCAGGTcagaggcaaacacactttacaGCATAGTAGTGTAATGTTAGTGTGCATGTCAATGTACTCATTTCTGTCAGGTCCATTAAGTCAAGAACAACAGAGACAATAAAAATTCTTCCCCTGTCCCTTGACCTTTCATGAGCACCATGAAAGAGCAGTGAAACAGGGGACACTCACACAGTTTAGGACTGGGAGAGCTAACTATCCCCCATATGAACAGAGCAGCAACGATGACATAGAAGCCTACGCCACGTCATACACGAcaaggtggagctggggaggaggtggggagcaGAGATGTGAGCAGCAAGCAGTTAGAAGCAAACTAAAGCAGCTTTAAGTAGGGCGCCCTGTTTGAGCGTAGCCATTTAGCAGCGAGGGGAGTTGACCAGCTGATGCGCTGATGCAGATCAGCTGTTGCAGCTCAGCTGATGCAGTTATTGGCCAATAGCGGTTAGCAGCGTCTTGACTACTTGGCCTGCCAGAACTGACGCTGACGCTGAATTGTGACCTGAGTCTgcctgttttgtgtttttgcagtgTCCGGTCAAAGAGGAACAGGCGAGGCCCGATCATTGAGGCCGACGGGATGCTCAAGATGTTCCACTGTCCGTACGAGGGCTGCAGTCAAGTCTACGTAGCCATTAGCAGCTTTCAGGTAAAACCTTTTCAGTTCATACTTTTATCTGAAGATTTTACATCTGAAAGTCCAGACCAAGTTCATGTTACGTGGTAGATACTGTACATTTGATCtggttagttttggttttacactgaagttgttgttgttctaaAGAACTCTACATGACTATGTCCTGTCGTCATCGCACACGTGAGCCGCGTCTCCCGATACTTGTAagtgattggtttgtagacgggcttccccgtcctctcgtatcctctctctgggtCCTATTTAACggtctgaggtcacggcgtgaagcgcctggtgcaggtgtgtttagggcgtgtcctaatccacttttctagtttgacggtggtaaaaagggtccgtgtgccgggtcatggttctaaaggttgttcttagtgtcttcattaatcagaggtgtgttttgggcgtaacatgcaatcaaccaatcagagatcatctcccattccctttaaaagccaggcgcgtttggaccttggagcattgctgttatgatggaggatctgcaccgtaatatttgtatttgtaatcttctgcatgtgtgtgtgctgctgtgtgtgtgtgtgtgtgtgtgtgtgtgtgtgtgtgtgtgtgtgtgtgtgtgtgtgtgctgctgtgcgtccctgtgtgtgtaacaagcatagtgtgcacgtgctgtgcacgagcctaggagcattttactaatgctctgttaaaataacaatgaaatgctgcgttattgactttagaccaggtttttgttggtcaatggtgccatcacttcctgctgcctcaagatagcaatacgcccagaatgcacctgaacacacctccctgtaagaccagcacgcccagaatgcacctgaacacacctccctgtaagaccagcacgcccagaatgcacctgaacacacctccctgtaagaccagcacgcccagaatgcacctgaacacacctccctgtaagaccagcacgcccagaatgcacctgaacacacctccctgtaagaccagcacgcccagaatgcacctgaacacacctccctgtaagaccagcacgcccagaatgcacctgaacacacctccctgtaagaccagccatgggccacagatgggttcAGGTGCATTTGATATTTAAACGAGGtgggtgctggacgggaaactgacaactgggcgGTCTGAAACTAGCAACGACACTTGCgccgcgctgcgccgggtgcaggatAGGGCCCGTAGTGTCTGAGTTTTTTccagctgactgctgctgcagctctttGTGTTGTGTAAtacgttgaaaaaagggacaaagcgcaaaaaaaatgaatgccgAAAAACGCGttgtttattgaacaaattgaacattgaattgaacataaaaggcagcactaaaaagaatgatagttacattttaaagtgtagttCTCTGCTGATATTTGTGCCTTTGGCGATGTGTTCATTGTGCCAGTTGTCGTCACGATGACGATAAAACAAAAGctttattgtgcagccctagtttggaTCCCACTGGAGGTCCAGACCAAACAAGGTAGGCGTGACAGCCCCCTTAAATACCCGTCTTGTTGTTTGACTTCCCTCTCTCTGTAGAATCACGTCAACCTAGTCCACAGGAAAGGGAGGACCAAGGTTTGCCCTCATCCAGGCTGCGGAAAAAAGTTCTACCTGTCCAACCACCTGCATCGCCACATGATCATCCACTCAGGTATGTGCTCACAATGACGCGTTACATGTCGAAATCTCATAAACCTCCAAACGTAACAGAATCTTTTCTACAGGCGTCAGAGATTTCATCTGTGAGACTTGTGGGAAATCGTTTAAGCGTAAGAATCACCTGGAGGTCCACCGGCGGACGCACACGGGAGAAACGCCACTCCAGTAAGTTACTGAAAACAGTTCAAgttcaagtgttcatttctCTGATCAGTTTGGGTTTtcttagttatttgatgctattaAAACGGGCTGAAACattcaattccattttatttatagtgtcaattcataacaggagttatctcaggacactttacagatagaggaggtctagaccacactctatcatttataaaaacccaacaattccagtaattcccccatgattgacagctgggattgactcctgattggtcgggTGCAGGTGTGTGGGCGGGGCTTTGATACCGCGGCTTCCAGATCGCTACTGCGCAGACTTTGGCTACCAGCAGAGCTAATGCTCCATCTTCTAAGATTGAATATTAGtttggggagtctgctctggaTTTTCTCCTTCACAAGAGGCGGGATCAACGGGCGTAGTTCAAATGCCTCTGCACGCCAGGGGTGTCAAACCCAACTTCccagagggccacactggaaaaagagaatcataccaagggccagacatgtttagtttattgacatgcttttattcaagagaaaaagtgaaatacctgtgactgtattattgcatgtgtcATATAGTCTCCTCACTGACAGTTTGGCTGACAtaaagtcccaaaaaagtcagaaaaaagtttCTTATTCGTCAGAAAAGAATTGCCAAAAAAGATCACAAAAGCAACCAAAACAACGGGGGGGGGAAAAGCGCccaaaaaaagtcggaaaaagtggcaaaaacttaggcgggccaaaatgtattgagaACCTAAATTGATGTGTGGGCCGGATCAGAAtctgagtttgacacgtgtgctgTACGCAGTcagatagtccttcaaccaatcagcgcgagCAACGGTGAAACAACTGCAACAACAGGGTTTGAGCTGAGCTCCATTCTTTGAGCCACCAGCGGGCTTTTACCAGAGCcggcgtgcgtgcgtgcctgcatgtgcgtgtgtgtgtgcctgcatgtgcgtgcgtatgtgtgtgtgtgtgtgtgtgtgcgtgcgtgcctgcatgtgcgtgcgtatgtgtgtgtgtgtgcgtgcgtgcatgtgtgcgtcagcgagacacaagtgacagagagacggaggagagcaggaaaaggaaagaagaacgtgttttaaatagtgtttcaaaaaataataataacgaaacgcaatgtgcgttgttgttgttgttggcggTG
It encodes:
- the znf653 gene encoding zinc finger protein 653, which gives rise to MALSLAELEAPLAADPAGDRDRDRDRDRDRDRAGGGGGVRRCRGRPRLTDSDRAQRRLESRKKYDVRRVYLGEAHKLWSEVRRRTSLSDAGLAEYLILLNSTYGEKYRQEYCGKKIAPEVSGKQKKGRNQRVSSLQSLVCWYQEHSCSCSHEPQLRALEPQPNFSTAAIWQCDSHHSFVQYLFSPPRAASDSEHEERGNGEEEDEERAAKTDVSVAKAEVCRKRRKDAQKQFRGVGQHVDVSEELQTTMSPIEQAATPAQLPSEEASSQDVPLTGQPVWEMAMERQEGPPAAEFHSVSSEEEEEEEEEDLRRGRYPEDDIRTVPHGLPHGYECVTVASLADKLEKTDSDSELSQSVRGSVGPPLQEEDQSELFDPQTVVTSCEIPDHRTALEGSQLIIITGPSYEALTSEGIQLNMGGGNVEEVTCTVIGGVTFNQDPKLQTADDEDSMTGLSDKQLLQPEALELSGDRELQRGLSSVRSKRNRRGPIIEADGMLKMFHCPYEGCSQVYVAISSFQNHVNLVHRKGRTKVCPHPGCGKKFYLSNHLHRHMIIHSGVRDFICETCGKSFKRKNHLEVHRRTHTGETPLQCEICGYQCRQRASLNWHMKKHTPEAHYNFTCEFCEKRFEKLDSVKFHKLKSHPDKQAT